A window of the Lactuca sativa cultivar Salinas chromosome 5, Lsat_Salinas_v11, whole genome shotgun sequence genome harbors these coding sequences:
- the LOC111919899 gene encoding ethanolamine-phosphate cytidylyltransferase gives MEYQANYSIWDGLYYHPHLFGGIMLTAALLGLSTSYLSGIACFPTIPYMLPYLGNLQKQKSGKKRIRVYMDGCFDLMHYGHANALRQAKALGDELVVGVVSDEEIIKNKGPPVLSMEERLALVSGLKWVDEVIANAPYAITEDFMNSLFKEHKIDYIIHGDDPCLLPDGSDAYALAKKVGRYKQIKRTEGVSSTDIVGRILASMEDKEVNGESNEMSRRSIESHSKSKHASNFLPTSRRIVQFSNGKGPGPNARVVYIDGAFDLFHAGHVEILKSARQLGDFLLVGIYTDETVSQQRGAHFPLMHLHERSLSVLACRYVDEVIIGAPWEITKDMIATFNISTVVHGTVSESQSTLNGMVDPYSVPKSMGIFRILESPKNITTTSVAQRIKANHEIYEKRNEKKEASEKKFYEERKYISGD, from the exons ATGGAATACCAGGCAAACTACTCCATCTGGGATGGGCTATACTACCACCCACATCTATTTGGTGGCATAATGTTAACAGCTGCATTGCTTGGTCTTTCCACAAGTTATCTAAGTGGTATAGCTTGTTTCCCTACTATTCCATACATGTTACCTTATTTAGGAAATCTCCAGAAGCAAAAATCCGGAAAGAAACGTATCCGTGTTTACATGGATGGGTGTTTTGATCTTATGCATTATGGTCATGCAAATGCTTTAAGACAAGCCAAAGCTTTAGGAGATGAATTGGTGGTTGGAGTTGTAAGTGATGAAGaaatcatcaaaaacaaaggTCCTCCTGTTTTATCCATGGAAGAGAG GTTGGCACTTGTTAGCGGATTGAAGTGGGTTGATGAGGTTATTGCTAATGCACCTTATGCTATTACTGAAGACTTTATGAATAGTCTTTTTAAGGAGCATAAGATTGATTATATCATACATGGAGATGATCCTTGTTTGCTTCCTGATGGAAGTGATGCATATGCTTTAGCAAAGAAAGTTGGGCGTTACAAACAGATCAAAAGAACAGAAGGTGTTTCAAGCACAGACATTGTAG GAAGGATTCTTGCATCCATGGAAGATAAAGAAGTTAATGGAGAAAGTAATGAAATGAGTAGAAGAAGCATAGAGAGTCATTCCAAATCCAAACATGCATCTAACTTTTTGCCTACATCAAGAAGAATTGTGCAATTTTCAAATGGCAAA GGGCCTGGACCGAATGCTCGTGTTGTGTACATTGATGGAGCATTTGATCTTTTTCATGCTGGCCATGTTGAG ATTCTGAAGAGTGCAAGACAGCTTGGAGATTTTCTACTAGTAGGAATATATACAGATGAAACTGTTAG CCAACAACGAGGGGCTCATTTCCCATTAATGCATCTGCATGAACGCAGTCTCAGTGTTTTGGCTTGTCGATATGTTGATGAAGTCATCATTGGTGCTCCTTGGGAAATCACAAAAGACATG ATTGCAACTTTTAACATCTCTACGGTTGTGCATGGAACTGTTTCCGAAAGCCAATCTACTCTCAAT GGGATGGTGGACCCTTACTCGGTTCCCAAAAGCATGGGCATTTTCAGGATTCTGGAAAGCCCAAAAAACATCACAACCACTTCGGTAGCTCAAAGAATAAAAGCCAATCATGAGATATACGag AAACGAAATGAAAAGAAGGAAGCTAGTGAGAAGAAATTTTATGAAGAGAGGAAGTATATTTCTGGGGACTAA